The sequence below is a genomic window from Hippocampus zosterae strain Florida chromosome 7, ASM2543408v3, whole genome shotgun sequence.
TAAACAGTCAAACGTTCGACCAAACCATTTCATTTTGGGTAACGGAAaaccactagcttaatgctaatatatataatttgaaaGATTGCCTCAGGTAATTTAGCATGGATGTTACGATAGCTGTAAACTTTCAAATAATGGCTTTTTGAATACATGGAAATATAGTCTACAATAGAGTCTTGTAAGTTTCATTTCCAGAAAATGTCGAGCTTTGCCACCATTTTGTGACATCGAGTTTGTACAGTAAGTGCCACGGAACTGCTATATGCAGAAGCGAGTTGAGGagccttgtttaaaaaaacatttgcatctTGTGTCATCTATAAGCAATTCTAAACATTTTGGGCGGCGTCAATTCGCGCATTTCCCCTATAGTGTACTACGATTGCGTCCGTGGCTGTCGGTTGACAGTATGTAACATTCACGAGATTTCTTTCCAATCCAGATCTACTCGTCTATGACTGCGGGTGAATTCCAGCTTCTCCGTCAAACTCTGCTCACGTTCTtacaagacacacacatccgcgtGAGTGCCTCGCTAACTAAATCATTGCTGTAAAGAAATGAGATTAAAACACTGTGTCATACACAAACTGTCTCTGCGCATTCAGGTATCCATTTtcctcaaaaacaaaatccagaaTCCCAATGGGCGTTTCGCCCTGTCAACCTCGGGCCCAGTACCTCACGGAATGGACATTCCGGGGGTCATTAGGTGAGAACGTATTATTTGTACTGTAGAATTTCTTTGCGTTCCTTTGGACCGTTCAATCCAAAAACGCTTCGCCTCCATCATGTCTATGTAGGATATTTAACAGGAAGGGACGAGAAATGCGACAGAGGAGATTCGCATCGGGGGGGAGTTACAGCCACCCGACGAAAGATGCATCATTTGGCCTGCATGGGGACCGAGTCATCAAATTGGGCGTGAACATGTTGTGCACCTCTGGCCATGTttgatagtcttttttttttttatgtgtggctaacacttcctttttcttttttttttttttgctgtgttttaTTAACTAAAGGTACAGCGTAACTCTCGGAGGGGAATCATCCAAAGTTCCCTCAGTGAAGGTATAGTAACAGTAAAACTTTACTCGGAATATGTCATTCTACATTACATTCATAGAATCCTGCATGTGCCGCCCTTGATCAATATCGTATGGATACTTCTGAAAATAAGTCAACACACGCGAGTTTGATACCCACGCTcaatattagcatttttttttacccgtctTTCTGCGATAACTGTCTCTCTTAATTTCATGATGCCACAGATGGATGCCTCTCCCAACCCATTGGCGAAAGAAGAACTCAATTTGCTGGCTTGTCTGATGGGCACCGTTGAGATTGAGAACGCGTCCTTTTGTGAAACTGGCTTTCAGATCAACCTGCTTGCCTCAGcccaagaagaggaggaagggtatgcattttatttctgtcatttatccatccatccattttctaatccgcttatcctcgcgTGAGTcgcgggtgtgccggagcctatcccagctgtattcagGGAGTTGGCCGGGCACacccggaactggttgccagccaatcacacggaaTACATGCTCACaaccacacccagggacaatatTGAGCATTCTAtttgcctgccatgcatattttttggaatgtgggaggaaacctgagtacccgtagaaaacccacgcaggcacagagagaacatacAAACACCACAGAGGTAGCGTCATTTATCCATCAtgtttttcatttatattttattttgttgaataggGGAGCTTCAGGTGGAGCCAACGAGTCCGTGATAAATATACAAGCCCTGATGGTAAATGTGGATATTCTTCGCGGGTTTCTCAAACTGCCACatgattaatgttttttttttttaatttcaggatgaacattCCACTACTCAGCTGGCTCAAATCGCCAAACTTTTTGTTGAAGAAGAGgagacatcaaataatgtgaataACAATAAGGGAGATGACCTGCTGGCTATGATGGATGACCTTGGACCCTTGTAACATGTTAATTGTGGCATCAAACCACACTTCACTAGAGTGTATCCCAGCTAAACACATTACTTAAATTATTGAAATAAAGTTCGAATTTATTGCAGTCCACACTATTCtttttaaagaataaaatattgattgtggattattgttttgttttttattacttCCTTTGGAAAATTCATAAATCAGcaatattgtttattttaaacactGATCCACTGAGATTCTGCCAGTAGCCTGAAGGGGGCAGTGTTGTTTCGCCTGAACATCAAACGTCATCACGTTACGTCTTCTGTATCCGGAAGTGTTTTGCATTCTCCCGCGAAGGCGTTGGTATTTTTCAAATGGATTAAAACGCAAGGTAAATGTTTCGTATTCAACACACATTGATCGATCAATAGGGGGGGTGTTGTCGTTGACGTTTTCGCTCCATGATTTAAATCACCGAAAACCCGTgcagaaaaacgttttttaagcGGCGTCTCTCGAACTTTTTAAACCAAGTAACAACTAAAACTACGAAGATTTCCATTACAGCCAAAATATGatcaacaataaaatacaatagcGCAGAAGGCCAAAAAAACGCGATCGAGATTTGCGTCCTAAAAAGTGTATTTATTGCAAGCCACTGTGACAT
It includes:
- the oscp1a gene encoding protein OSCP1a yields the protein MSMKTLPLVFINLGGEMLYILDQRLNAHRASEDKSEKAAGVWSENDRKRVMNDIVGTMFSQAFMDEILKPQLLYSHRTMKVVLTRLAHVSIMKLNPISMEKLYELMLMAFKYQVFLCPRPKDLLLISYNHIDTIRGFVKDTPAVLNKVDETHRKLIEIYSSMTAGEFQLLRQTLLTFLQDTHIRVSIFLKNKIQNPNGRFALSTSGPVPHGMDIPGVIRIFNRKGREMRQRRFASGGSYSHPTKDASFGLHGDRVIKLGVNMYSVTLGGESSKVPSVKMDASPNPLAKEELNLLACLMGTVEIENASFCETGFQINLLASAQEEEEGGASGGANESVINIQALMDEHSTTQLAQIAKLFVEEEETSNNVNNNKGDDLLAMMDDLGPL